In Palaemon carinicauda isolate YSFRI2023 unplaced genomic scaffold, ASM3689809v2 scaffold40, whole genome shotgun sequence, a single genomic region encodes these proteins:
- the LOC137636826 gene encoding uncharacterized protein produces MRVKGEDIKRVKEEKIKSAKEEEIKRVKEEEIKRAKEEEIKSAKQEEIKRAQEEEIKRAEEEKIRRAEEKEIKRTKEEEMKRAKKERAEEEEIERTEEEEITRAEEEEIERTEEEEIKRAEEEEIKSQ; encoded by the exons ATGAG AGTCAAGGGAGAGGATATAAAGAGAgtcaaggaagagaaaataaagagtGCCAAGGAGGAGGAAATAAAGagagtcaaggaagaggaaataaagagagccaaggaagaggaaataaagagtgcCAAGcaggaggaaataaagagagcccaggaggaggaaataaagagagccgagGAGGAGAAAATAAGGAGAgccgaggaaaaggaaataaagagaaccaAGGAAGAGGAAATGAAGAGAGCCAAGAAGGAG AGAgccgaggaagaggaaatagagagaACCGAGGAAGAGGAAATAACGAGAGCCGAGGAAGAAGAAATAGAGAGAaccgaggaagaggaaataaagagagccgaggaagaggaaataaagagtcaATGA